The Virgibacillus phasianinus genome includes a window with the following:
- a CDS encoding MarR family winged helix-turn-helix transcriptional regulator, with amino-acid sequence MENDVSAAAIADTEKRLRYIAGVIKQNGRKILNNYPITSPQFVALQWLMEEGDLTIGELSNKISLAFSTTTDLVDRMERNELVERVRDLNDRRVVRIHVLERGNRIIHEVIRKRQDYLGKVLTNFSLEETEMLNKLLTFLYKEMKLVNEK; translated from the coding sequence TTGGAAAATGACGTATCCGCTGCAGCTATAGCCGACACTGAAAAAAGGCTTCGATACATAGCTGGGGTTATCAAACAGAATGGACGTAAAATATTAAATAACTATCCAATTACATCACCACAGTTTGTCGCTCTGCAATGGTTGATGGAAGAGGGCGATTTAACGATTGGTGAGTTATCAAATAAAATTAGTTTGGCATTCAGTACTACGACTGATTTGGTTGACCGAATGGAAAGAAATGAATTGGTTGAACGTGTACGCGATTTAAATGATCGTCGCGTTGTACGCATTCATGTTTTAGAAAGAGGCAATAGAATTATCCATGAGGTAATCAGGAAACGTCAGGATTATTTAGGAAAAGTGCTGACGAATTTCTCTTTAGAGGAAACTGAAATGTTAAACAAACTTTTGACATTTTTGTATAAAGAGATGAAACTAGTAAATGAAAAATAA
- the sdhB gene encoding succinate dehydrogenase iron-sulfur subunit, whose translation MAEQKTVTFIITRQDSPDSAPYEETFDVPYKTNMNVISGLMEIRQNPVNAKGEKTTPVYWDMNCLEEVCGACSMVINGTARQSCAALVDKLEQPIRLQPMSTFPVVRDLIIDREQMFDALKQIKGWIPIDGTYDLGPGPRMPEKKRQWAYELSKCMTCGVCLEACPNVNDKSDFIGPAALSQARLFNAHPTGGMNASDRLEGLMQDGGVTGCGNAQNCVEVCPKGIPLTTSIAAMNRATNIQAFKNFFGSDHAS comes from the coding sequence ATGGCTGAACAAAAAACTGTTACATTTATTATAACTCGACAAGACAGCCCAGATTCTGCTCCTTATGAGGAAACATTTGATGTTCCTTATAAAACTAATATGAATGTTATTTCTGGGTTAATGGAAATAAGACAAAATCCCGTAAATGCAAAAGGGGAAAAAACAACACCAGTTTATTGGGATATGAACTGTCTTGAAGAAGTTTGCGGTGCATGCTCCATGGTTATTAATGGAACAGCACGTCAATCTTGTGCAGCACTTGTTGATAAATTGGAACAACCAATTCGTCTTCAACCAATGAGCACATTTCCAGTAGTACGCGATTTAATCATAGACCGTGAACAAATGTTTGACGCACTAAAACAAATTAAGGGCTGGATACCTATTGATGGTACATATGATTTAGGTCCTGGTCCTCGTATGCCAGAGAAAAAACGGCAGTGGGCGTATGAACTATCTAAATGTATGACTTGCGGAGTATGCTTGGAAGCATGTCCGAATGTTAATGATAAATCAGACTTCATTGGCCCGGCAGCGCTCTCTCAAGCCCGTCTGTTTAATGCACATCCAACTGGTGGTATGAATGCCAGTGATCGTTTGGAAGGACTTATGCAGGATGGCGGAGTTACTGGATGTGGAAACGCACAAAACTGTGTGGAAGTATGTCCGAAAGGAATACCACTAACAACATCAATCGCTGCTATGAATAGAGCAACAAATATTCAAGCATTTAAAAATTTCTTTGGCAGTGACCACGCATCCTGA
- a CDS encoding helix-turn-helix domain-containing protein, translated as MKDNEYKPKQLLTKREKEVFELLVQDKTTKEIAQELFISEKTVRNHISNAMQKLGVKGRSQAVLELIRMGELKL; from the coding sequence TTGAAGGACAACGAATATAAACCAAAGCAATTATTAACGAAACGGGAAAAAGAAGTATTCGAATTACTCGTACAAGATAAAACCACAAAAGAAATTGCCCAGGAACTATTTATTTCTGAAAAAACTGTCCGAAATCACATTTCAAATGCTATGCAAAAATTAGGAGTCAAAGGGCGATCGCAAGCTGTGCTTGAGCTTATTCGTATGGGAGAATTAAAGCTCTAA
- a CDS encoding acyl-CoA thioesterase: MKSISYIEDMDIWRESFSFSVPINIRFSETDMFGHVNNVSPFIYFEEARIEFLKSAGLFGDSSSGDGIPVAADMQCDYHHQMYFNDKLELHVKVNYIGTTSIDVHYMGINQDNLLCLTGRGRLVYVNPSTGKPIRISEEMKNNLMAN, translated from the coding sequence TTGAAATCAATTTCATATATTGAAGATATGGATATCTGGAGAGAATCATTTTCCTTTTCCGTACCAATTAACATTCGATTTTCCGAAACGGATATGTTTGGTCATGTGAATAACGTTTCTCCATTTATTTATTTTGAAGAAGCACGAATTGAATTTCTTAAATCTGCTGGGTTATTTGGTGATTCATCCAGTGGAGACGGAATTCCAGTTGCAGCTGATATGCAGTGTGATTACCACCATCAAATGTATTTTAATGATAAGCTCGAGCTTCATGTTAAAGTAAATTATATAGGTACCACATCCATTGATGTTCACTATATGGGCATTAATCAGGATAACCTGCTTTGTTTAACAGGCAGGGGAAGGTTAGTATATGTAAACCCAAGTACTGGAAAACCTATTAGGATAAGCGAGGAAATGAAAAATAATTTAATGGCTAACTAA